In one window of Phyllopteryx taeniolatus isolate TA_2022b chromosome 23, UOR_Ptae_1.2, whole genome shotgun sequence DNA:
- the LOC133472434 gene encoding ras-related protein Rab-39B: MEAIWLYQFRLIVIGDSTVGKSCLIRRFTEGRFAQVSDPTVGVDFFSRLVEIEPGKRIKLQIWDTAGQERFRSITRAYYRNSVGGLLLFDITNRRSFQNVHEWLEEARSHVQPHSIVFLLVGHKCDLETQRQVSRQEAERLAGVYGMRYIETSARDAINVERAFTELTKDIFALVRSGDIGIQEGWEGVKSGFVPNVVHSSEEVTKSDRRCLC, encoded by the exons ATGGAGGCCATCTGGCTCTATCAGTTCCGTCTGATCGTGATCGGCGACTCCACGGTGGGCAAGTCGTGTCTGATCCGCCGCTTCACCGAGGGCCGCTTCGCTCAGGTGTCGGACCCCACGGTGGGCGTGGACTTCTTCTCTCGGCTGGTGGAGATCGAGCCGGGCAAGCGGATCAAGCTGCAGATTTGGGACACTGCGGGCCAGGAGCGTTTCAG GTCCATCACTCGGGCTTACTACCGCAACTCGGTGGGGGGGCTGCTCCTGTTCGACATCACCAACCGCCGCTCCTTCCAGAACGtgcacgagtggctggaggaggCCCGCAGTCACGTGCAGCCGCACAGCATCGTCTTCCTGCTGGTGGGCCACAAATGCGACCTGGAGACACAGCGCCAG GTGAGCCGCCAGGAGGCCGAGAGGCTGGCGGGGGTGTACGGCATGCGCTACATCGAGACGTCGGCGCGCGACGCCATCAACGTGGAGCGCGCCTTCACCGAGCTGACCAAAGACATCTTCGCCCTGGTGCGCTCCGGAGACATCGGCATCCAGGAGGGCTGGGAGGGCGTCAAGAGCGGCTTCGTCCCCAACGTGGTCCACTCTTCCGAGGAGGTGACCAAGAGCGACCGCCGCTGCCTCTGTTGA